One Caenibius sp. WL genomic window, TGATCCGCAGGCCCGGCAGGCGATGGGCCACGCCGCGCGGCACTTCGTTATCGAACATCTGGGGTGGGAGGCCGTTCTGCAACCGCTGGAAAGCATGACCCGTGGGCCGTGCAATGCGGAAAGGCGTTACCATGCAGCCTGATGCAACCGTTCCCCGGCCGCTGCAAGGCGTGGTGGCCCGCATTTCGGAAATCTGGCGCATGCCGCTGCTGCGCCTTGCTCTGGCATGGGTTGCGTTGATCGCGGTGTTCTTCCCCGACTGGCGTGACATGGCGGCGCAGTGGTGGGACAGTTCGACCTACAACCATGTTCTGCTGATTCCCGTCATTCTCGTCTGGTTGGTTCTGCTGCGGCGCCAACAACTCGCGCGGATCACGCCGGTTGCCTGGTGGTGGGGGCTGTTGCCTTTCGCAGGCGCACTGGTGCTGTGGCTTCTGGGCGCCTTCTCGGGGCTCAACCTTGCTCGCCAGGCAGGCGCGGTGCTGATGCTGCAAGGGGCGTTTCTGGCGTTGATGGGGCCGCGTGTGGCGGTGGGATTGCTGTTTCCGCTGGCCTACATGCTGTTTCTCATTCCGTTCGGCGATGAACTGGTGCCCTTGCTCCAGACGATCACCGCAAAAATCACTATCGCGCTGACGCATTGGAGCGGAATCCCCGCGCATATCGATGGCGTATTCATCGATACGCCAGTGGGCCTGTTCGAAGTGGCGGAAGCGTGTTCGGGCGTTAAATTCTTGATTGCGATGATCGCGCTGGGGACGCTGGTTGCGCACGTGTGCTTCCGCGGCTGGCGCAGGCGCACAGCTTTCCTGGCTGGGTGCGTGCTGCTGCCGATCCTCGCCAACGGCGTGCGCGCCTGGGGCACGATCTATATCGCGCAGTTTCGCGGGGTCGAATTCGCGGCGGGATTCGATCACATTTTCTATGGCTGGGTGTTCTTCGCGCTGGTGATGGCGACGGTGCTGGCCCTTGCCTGGCGTTTCTTCGATCGGACGGTCGATGACAGATTCATCGATGGCGCCGCAATCGAACAGATGCCCTTGCCGCGCTGGCTCGATAAGCGAGCGGTTGCTTCGCCGCTCAAGATCCTGACGGCAGGGGCGGGACTGGTCGCGATGACGCTGGTGTGGAGCGCGCTGGCGGCGCGTCTTTCCGCCCCGATGCCGGAACGGGTGGCGCTGCCCGAAGTGCCGGGCTGGACGGTGGTGGACTATCGTCCGCTCGCCTGGTGGGAACCGCGCGCGCAGGGGGCGGCGCATCGCCTGATCGGCAGCTATGCGGACGATCACGGGCGGCGGGTGGACGTGTTCATCGCGCTCTATCCCAATCAGAACGAAGGCAATGAGGCGGGCGGATTCGGGCAGGGCGCCCTGATGCCCAACAGTTCCTGGTCATGGATCGGTAATGGCCCCGCCACGCAAGGGGCGAAAAGCGAACGCTTGCTGTCGCAAGGTTCGCCTGTCGGCCGCGTGGAGCGGTTGGCGCTGACCTGGTATCGCAATGGTGAGAGCGTCACCGGCAGCAATATGCGGTTGAAACTCGCCAATATGGCCGACCGTCTGCTGTTGCGCGGGGATGCCACCACCTTGTTGATCGTTTCGGCGGAGGAACGGGAAGGGCAACGGGCGCAGGAGGCCATCGACGCGTTCCTCACGGCCACCGGGCCTGTCGGGGCGTGGATGGACCGCGTGGCGAATCTGCCGTAACCCGCCGCCATGTGTGCAATTGCCGGTATCTTCCATTACGGAACCCCCAAGCCTGTGGAGGCGGCCCGTGTCGAACGGATGTGCGATGCGATGGTGCACCGTGGGCCCGATGGCGGCGGGGTCTGGACCGCGCCCGGCGTGGGGCTGGGGCATCGGCGCCTGTCGATCATCGATCTTGCCGGTTCGCCGCAGCCGATGGCCTCGGTGGATGAGCGGGCGATAATCGCTTTCAACGGCGAGATTTACAATTTCCGCGAATTGCGGCGCGAACTGGCGCAAGCGGGCGCGCAGTTCCGCACCGATGGCGATACCGAAGTAATTCTTGCCGCGTGGCAGCGCTGGGGCGTCGATTGCGTGAAGCACTTGCACGGCATGTTCGCGTTCGCGCTCTATGATCGTGCGGCGCGAACGCTTTTCCTTGCGCGCGACCGGTTGGGGGTGAAGCCGCTCTACGTGGCGCATCTCAGCGACGGGAGCATTGCGTTCGCATCGGAGCTGAAAGGGCTTCTGGCGCACCCGCTGTTGCGGCGGGATGTCGATCCGTTGGCGGTGGAAGACTATCTCGCCTGGGGCTATGTCCCCGATCATCGCGGGTTCCTCAAAGCGGTCGAAAAGCTTCCGGCGGGCCACTACCGGCTGTTGCATCATGACCGTGCTCTCGCGTCCCCGGTGCAATGGTGGGACGTTTCCTTCGCCGAACGGCGCAAGGGCCGCGAAGCCGACCTGTCGGCCGAATTGCTGCATCTGATGCGGCAAGCGGTCACTTCGCGAATGGTGGCCGATGTGCCTCTGGGCGCGTTCCTGTCCGGCGGGGTCGATTCCTCCAGCGTGGTGGCGCTGATGGCGGAAGCCAGCCACGATCCGGTGCGGACCTGCTCGATCGGCTTCGATGTCGCCGCGCTGGATGAAACGTCCTACGCGGCGAAAGTGGCCGGGCTGTTCGGCACCGATCACCAGAGCGGAACGGTGGGTTCGGAGGAATTTCGCGAGATCGATCGTCTCGCCGCGATGTTCGACGAACCTTTCGCCGATGCCTCCGCCTTGCCGACATGGCGGGTTTGCGCGCTTGCCCGCGAACGGGTGACCGTGGCCCTGTCGGGCGATGGCGCGGATGAGGCGCTGGCCGGATATCGCCGCCATATCTTCCATGCGCGGGAGGAAGCTGTGCGGCACATGCTGCCAGCGCCGTTCCGCAATCGCGTGCTTGGCGGGCTGGGGGCGCTCTATCCCAAGGCCGACTGGCTGCCGCGGCCCTTGCGCGCCAAGACGACGCTTCTGTCGCTCGCCGACAGTGGGGAAGGGGGCTATGCCCGGGCTGTGGGGATTACTCCGCCCGAACTGCGCCAGCGGCTGTACAGCCCGGATTTTCTGGCGCTGCGCGGGGATTACCGGGCGGAAATGCCGTTCGAGGCCACGATGCGCCAAGCCCCGGCGCGAACCGGTCTGGACCGCGCGCAATATGCCGATCTCAAATTCTGGCTTCCCGGCGATATCCTGACCAAAGTCGATCGCACCAGCATGGCGGTCAGCCTTGAAGCGCGCGAGCCGCTGCTGGATCATCGCCTGATCGAATTCGCCGCATCCCTGCCGCAACGGATGCGGATACGGGGGCGGCAGGGCAAATGGCTGCTGAAGCAGACCATGCGGCGCTATCTGCCCGACGATATCCTGTTCCGTCCCAAGCAGGGTTTCGTCACCCCGGTCAGCGCCTGGCTGCGCGGCCCTCTCGCCGGGCAGGCCCGCGCGATCGCGGCGGGGGCATCTTTGAATCAGTTGGGTTGGTTCGATGCCCGGACGATTGCGAAATTCGCGGACGATCACATTGCCGGGAAGAGCGATCATGGCCGGCTCTTGTGGCAATTGCTGATGCTGGACCGTTCGCTGCGGAACCTCGGCGTCATCTGAACGCGGTTGCCGCTTTTCGCCGGCAAACTGTCCCAGCCGGGGGCAGTGGAGGCGAATTATGGTAAATATCGGATTGCAAAGCAACTCCCGCGTGTAATATGAATGCGCGGTGGGCGAAAAACATACCACCGGGTATGTTTCGGTGACCGCTTTGGGGGCATAGTATGGATCGTCTCAATCGAAAGTTGAAAGGGGTCCAGAATTGCCCGGGACCAACCGAATCGTTGTCATTGGACAATGGCGATGGTTCCAAGGATTTTGCTCCGAACGAGGCTGCGGAAATTGCTATTTCCGACGACCTTTATTTGCTGAACGAACTGGATGTATTTTACGACGGCGACATCAAGGCCTTGTGGACCTATATGCGTCCTCAGGGGCGCCCCAGCTTTACGGCAACTATGTTGCGCGACTTTGTCAATTGGCAGCGCTTAATTGTTGAGAATTTTGGGGACGGCCGGGCGCCATTGAATTTCCTTATTCTCGGCAGCCGCTCGCCGGGGGTGTTTTGCTTCGGCGGCGATCTCGCCCTGTTCCAGAGCCTGATCCGCGAAAGCAACCGCGAAGGGCTGGTAAAGTACGGTTATCGCTGCGTCGAAATCCTCGAACGCAACGCACGCGCGCTCGATCTTCCGATGCTCACGATCGGGCTCGCGGAAGGCTCCGCTCTCGGCGGCGGGTTCGAGGCGTTGTTGTCGTTCGATGTGCTTATCGCGGAGCGTGGGGTGACGTTCGGCCTGCCCGAAGTCATGTTCGGGCTGTTTCCGGGCATGGGCGCGCACGCGTTCCTCACTCGCAAGCTGGGCGCGGCGATGGCCGAACGCATGATCCTTTCCAATCAGAGCTATTCGGCCGAGCAGCTTTACGACATGGGCGTTGTGCACGTGCTGGCGGAACCGGGCGAAGGACAGGCAGCCTGTCAGGAATACATGCAGAAAAACCTGCGGCGCCACACCGGGCTGGTCAAAGCGAAACAGGCGATGCGGGAAGTGTGTTCCGTGCCGCTGGATGAACTGCGCCGGGTTGTCGATCACTGGGCCGATGCCGCGCTCGCGCTGACCGAGCAGGATCTCAAGATCATGAACCGGCTGACCAAGGCGCAGTCGCGCTTCGCGGACGCCGCCTAGGCCGAACGACCCTATTCCTCGCCGTGGCCAGCGGCGAGGTAATCGGCGCTCTGCATTTCCTGCAGGCGGCTGATCGTCCGGTCGAATTCGAACCGGCCATCGCCCGCCTGATAGAGATTTTCCGGCTCCGCATCGGCGGTGACCAGCAGCTTGACCTTGTGCTCGTACAACTCGTCGATCAGAGTGACGAAGCGCGCCGCCTCGTTGCGGTTTTCCGGCCCCATCAGCGGAATGCCGACCAGGATGACCGTGTGGTAAGTCTGGGCGATGGCCAGATAGTCCGATGCGCCGCGGGCTTCGCCGCACAAGCGCTTGAAGCTGAACACGGCCACGCCCTTGAAGCTCTTGGGCACATGCAGGATGCGCCCGCCGCCGACATCCAGATCGGCCGAAGGGACATGCTCCGCATCTTCGGGTTTGTAATCCGTCAGCCTGAAGAACGCTTCGCGCACTTGCGCCGTCGCAGCGTCGCCCAGCGGGGTGTGCCAGGTGGCCATGCCGCCGAGGCGGTCGAGGCGATAATCGACCGGCCCGTTGAGCGTCAGCACATCAAGGTCGCGTTCGATCAGGCCGATGAAGGGCAGGAAATGTTCGCGATTGAGCCCATCCTTGTAGAGATCGGATGGCGCACGGTTCGACGTGGTCACCATCGTCACGCCCTCGTCCATCATCAGCGCGGTGAACAGCCGGCTCATGATCATCGCATCGGCGGAATTGTTGACCACCATTTCATCGAAGGCGAGAACCCGCAGGCCCTGGGCGAGCCTAGCCGCGACCAACGGGATCGGATCGCCGCTTTCGGATGCGCGCACTTCGCGCAACGTGGCGTGCACTTCCAGCATGAAGGCATGGAAATGAACGCGGCGCTTTTCGGGAATCGCCAGCGTGTCATGGAACAGGTCCATCAGCATCGATTTGCCGCGCCCGACACCGCCCCACATGTAGATGCCCCGGGGCGGCTTCGCCTTCTTGCCGAACAGCTTACCGAACAGGCCGGGCTTTCCGTTGCCGGATTCGAGTTCGTTCTGCAGGGCCTGTAGGCGCGTTGCAGCCGCTTTCTGTTCGGGGTCGGGGCGCAATTCGCCGGCGGAGACGAGCGCTTCGTAGCGGGCGAGCAAACGTGTCATCGGGGTTTCGAGGGCTTGCGTATAGTGGCGGAATAGGAGGCGATGAGCGCACCGTCCTGTTCGACAACGCCGCGCATGAAAGCGAGCCGCCCGGTTTCGCGGAGCACTTCGGTCACCGCGTCGAGCGGGTGGTCGAGCGTGCCCGCGCCGATGAACTGGGTGGAAAGGTCAAGCGTCACCGCACGGGCCGCATCGCCTTTGCAAACGGTGGCGAAAGTCGCGAACAGTGCCATGTCGAGCAGGGACATGGTGATCCCGCCATGCACGGTGCCGCGGGCGTTGGTATGGTGCACCTGGGGAAACAGGCGCAGGCGGGCGCTGCTTTCGCCTTCCGGCCGCACCACCATCGGGCCCATTACCGTGGGTTGGAAACGGGTGGTGTCGGCCAGATTCCAGGTATGCCAGCCCGGATGATCCGGATCTGGCACATGAATGAATTCGCTGGTCTGCTCTGTGGCCAAGTCAGATGTGCCGTTCGGCCTGCATCTTCTTGATTTCGGCAATGGCCTTGGCGGGCGACAGCCCCTTGGGGCAGACATTGGCGCAGTTCATGATCGTGTGGCAGCGATAGAGGCGGAAGGGATCTTCCAGCTCGTCCAGGCGCTCACCGGTCATTTCGTCGCGGCTGTCGGCCAGCCAGCGATAGGCCTGCAGCAGGATAGCCGGGCCGAGGAACTTGTCGGAATTC contains:
- the zapE gene encoding cell division protein ZapE; translation: MTRLLARYEALVSAGELRPDPEQKAAATRLQALQNELESGNGKPGLFGKLFGKKAKPPRGIYMWGGVGRGKSMLMDLFHDTLAIPEKRRVHFHAFMLEVHATLREVRASESGDPIPLVAARLAQGLRVLAFDEMVVNNSADAMIMSRLFTALMMDEGVTMVTTSNRAPSDLYKDGLNREHFLPFIGLIERDLDVLTLNGPVDYRLDRLGGMATWHTPLGDAATAQVREAFFRLTDYKPEDAEHVPSADLDVGGGRILHVPKSFKGVAVFSFKRLCGEARGASDYLAIAQTYHTVILVGIPLMGPENRNEAARFVTLIDELYEHKVKLLVTADAEPENLYQAGDGRFEFDRTISRLQEMQSADYLAAGHGEE
- a CDS encoding PaaI family thioesterase, yielding MATEQTSEFIHVPDPDHPGWHTWNLADTTRFQPTVMGPMVVRPEGESSARLRLFPQVHHTNARGTVHGGITMSLLDMALFATFATVCKGDAARAVTLDLSTQFIGAGTLDHPLDAVTEVLRETGRLAFMRGVVEQDGALIASYSATIRKPSKPR
- a CDS encoding XrtA/PEP-CTERM system amidotransferase, with product MCAIAGIFHYGTPKPVEAARVERMCDAMVHRGPDGGGVWTAPGVGLGHRRLSIIDLAGSPQPMASVDERAIIAFNGEIYNFRELRRELAQAGAQFRTDGDTEVILAAWQRWGVDCVKHLHGMFAFALYDRAARTLFLARDRLGVKPLYVAHLSDGSIAFASELKGLLAHPLLRRDVDPLAVEDYLAWGYVPDHRGFLKAVEKLPAGHYRLLHHDRALASPVQWWDVSFAERRKGREADLSAELLHLMRQAVTSRMVADVPLGAFLSGGVDSSSVVALMAEASHDPVRTCSIGFDVAALDETSYAAKVAGLFGTDHQSGTVGSEEFREIDRLAAMFDEPFADASALPTWRVCALARERVTVALSGDGADEALAGYRRHIFHAREEAVRHMLPAPFRNRVLGGLGALYPKADWLPRPLRAKTTLLSLADSGEGGYARAVGITPPELRQRLYSPDFLALRGDYRAEMPFEATMRQAPARTGLDRAQYADLKFWLPGDILTKVDRTSMAVSLEAREPLLDHRLIEFAASLPQRMRIRGRQGKWLLKQTMRRYLPDDILFRPKQGFVTPVSAWLRGPLAGQARAIAAGASLNQLGWFDARTIAKFADDHIAGKSDHGRLLWQLLMLDRSLRNLGVI
- the xrtA gene encoding exosortase A; the encoded protein is MQPDATVPRPLQGVVARISEIWRMPLLRLALAWVALIAVFFPDWRDMAAQWWDSSTYNHVLLIPVILVWLVLLRRQQLARITPVAWWWGLLPFAGALVLWLLGAFSGLNLARQAGAVLMLQGAFLALMGPRVAVGLLFPLAYMLFLIPFGDELVPLLQTITAKITIALTHWSGIPAHIDGVFIDTPVGLFEVAEACSGVKFLIAMIALGTLVAHVCFRGWRRRTAFLAGCVLLPILANGVRAWGTIYIAQFRGVEFAAGFDHIFYGWVFFALVMATVLALAWRFFDRTVDDRFIDGAAIEQMPLPRWLDKRAVASPLKILTAGAGLVAMTLVWSALAARLSAPMPERVALPEVPGWTVVDYRPLAWWEPRAQGAAHRLIGSYADDHGRRVDVFIALYPNQNEGNEAGGFGQGALMPNSSWSWIGNGPATQGAKSERLLSQGSPVGRVERLALTWYRNGESVTGSNMRLKLANMADRLLLRGDATTLLIVSAEEREGQRAQEAIDAFLTATGPVGAWMDRVANLP
- a CDS encoding crotonase/enoyl-CoA hydratase family protein, giving the protein MDRLNRKLKGVQNCPGPTESLSLDNGDGSKDFAPNEAAEIAISDDLYLLNELDVFYDGDIKALWTYMRPQGRPSFTATMLRDFVNWQRLIVENFGDGRAPLNFLILGSRSPGVFCFGGDLALFQSLIRESNREGLVKYGYRCVEILERNARALDLPMLTIGLAEGSALGGGFEALLSFDVLIAERGVTFGLPEVMFGLFPGMGAHAFLTRKLGAAMAERMILSNQSYSAEQLYDMGVVHVLAEPGEGQAACQEYMQKNLRRHTGLVKAKQAMREVCSVPLDELRRVVDHWADAALALTEQDLKIMNRLTKAQSRFADAA